In one Butyrivibrio proteoclasticus B316 genomic region, the following are encoded:
- the ltrA gene encoding group II intron reverse transcriptase/maturase codes for MAENIDNNGCSQRDSAEHEGYAKALRSFNRIWKERDSAQPKLLEAILYKDNFNRAYKRVKANKGAPGIDGMTIEEALPYLKEHQQELTDRIYRGKYTPSPVRRVEIPKPDGGVRKLGIPTVIDRTLQQAITQQLVPIYEPLFADGSYGYRPNRSAKDAIQKVKEYAEQGYTFAVVLDLSKYFDTLNHEILINLLRKNVKDERVVQLIKRYLKSGVMENGVVIDTEEGSPQGGNLSPLLANIYLNEFDQEFLKRGVPCIRYADDIVLLAKSKRASERLLESSTKYLEEKLKLTVNREKSRTVSAFAIRNFKFLGFALGRNGSGIYVRVHPKSWKKFKSKLKDLSSRKSVQSIKPSLEKIKTYTRGWLNYYGIASMKNNIDDINKWLYHRIRMCIWKQWKLPKTKKRNLIKLGIPEYYAHITANSRRGHWFVSGMGAVNCALSKERLINSGFYDLATAYQSVHVNY; via the coding sequence ATGGCAGAAAACATTGATAATAATGGCTGTTCGCAAAGAGATAGTGCGGAACACGAAGGGTATGCGAAAGCGCTTAGGTCATTCAATCGGATATGGAAAGAAAGAGACAGTGCACAGCCGAAGCTCTTGGAAGCGATACTGTATAAGGATAACTTTAACAGAGCGTACAAAAGAGTTAAGGCAAACAAGGGAGCGCCAGGTATTGATGGTATGACCATTGAAGAGGCACTTCCGTACCTTAAGGAACATCAACAGGAGTTAACTGACCGTATATACCGCGGCAAGTATACCCCATCGCCAGTCAGGCGAGTTGAGATTCCAAAACCAGATGGGGGTGTGCGCAAGCTTGGCATACCTACCGTGATAGACCGAACACTCCAACAGGCAATAACTCAACAGTTAGTGCCCATCTATGAACCATTGTTTGCGGACGGAAGCTACGGCTATCGTCCAAACAGAAGCGCAAAGGATGCTATACAGAAGGTAAAGGAATACGCAGAACAAGGTTATACATTTGCTGTCGTTCTTGATTTGTCCAAGTATTTTGACACCCTGAATCACGAAATCCTTATAAATCTTCTTCGAAAGAATGTAAAGGACGAACGTGTAGTGCAGCTCATAAAGCGCTATCTGAAGAGTGGAGTAATGGAAAACGGAGTGGTTATTGACACAGAGGAAGGTTCACCGCAAGGTGGAAATCTATCTCCGCTTCTTGCGAATATCTACCTCAATGAGTTCGACCAAGAGTTTCTGAAAAGAGGTGTGCCCTGTATAAGATATGCAGATGACATCGTTCTTCTTGCGAAAAGCAAAAGAGCATCAGAGAGACTCTTGGAAAGCAGTACTAAATATCTCGAAGAGAAACTGAAGCTAACGGTTAATCGGGAGAAAAGTCGTACTGTCAGTGCGTTTGCTATCCGAAATTTTAAATTCCTTGGCTTTGCATTGGGAAGGAACGGAAGTGGCATATATGTCCGAGTTCATCCAAAGTCATGGAAGAAGTTTAAGTCCAAGCTGAAAGACTTATCTTCCCGTAAGTCTGTACAGTCCATCAAGCCAAGCCTAGAGAAAATCAAGACATATACGAGAGGATGGCTTAACTACTATGGAATAGCCAGCATGAAGAACAACATAGATGACATTAATAAGTGGCTCTATCACAGAATACGCATGTGCATATGGAAACAGTGGAAACTTCCCAAGACAAAGAAGAGGAATCTTATTAAACTGGGGATACCCGAATACTATGCACATATCACAGCCAACAGCCGTAGAGGCCATTGGTTTGTGTCTGGTATGGGTGCGGTTAACTGTGCCTTATCAAAAGAAAGACTGATAAACAGTGGCTTTTATGATTTAGCCACAGCCTATCAGTCTGTGCACGTCAACTATTGA
- a CDS encoding OadG family transporter subunit yields the protein MKHKTLVLGVMLSCLLGLTACGAEVKSNTVEGSRYSSDIFTQESLKGFAESLEDNNFEGWYLQGITPDNFESNLYFDIALNSTDERYEVLASGYDSWYKALDDLGYNSVETLANDIFVKEVNYEVNKDDELVVNAVLQGTKHTADMEIYLTNRGEVTDIGVTVNKTTAEKLENAGLNTLLGMGMAFTILILISLIISLFPMLFGGNKKKKESDKEITQKAMDNTINQIAEQEDLSSDAELVAVIAAAIAAYEGSAGTDGFRVRSIRKVNNNWKKH from the coding sequence ATGAAACATAAAACGTTGGTTTTGGGCGTAATGCTTAGTTGCCTTCTGGGACTGACAGCCTGCGGTGCAGAGGTTAAATCCAATACCGTAGAAGGAAGCAGGTATTCGTCTGATATTTTCACACAGGAAAGCTTGAAGGGCTTTGCAGAGTCACTTGAAGATAACAACTTCGAAGGTTGGTATTTACAGGGAATAACTCCTGACAACTTCGAAAGCAACTTATACTTCGACATTGCACTGAATTCAACTGACGAGCGTTATGAGGTTCTTGCCAGTGGTTATGACAGCTGGTACAAGGCTCTTGATGATCTCGGATATAATTCAGTTGAGACTCTTGCTAATGATATTTTTGTTAAAGAGGTTAACTACGAAGTTAACAAGGATGATGAACTTGTAGTAAATGCAGTACTGCAGGGAACCAAGCATACAGCTGATATGGAAATCTACCTCACAAACAGAGGAGAAGTTACAGATATCGGTGTAACAGTTAATAAGACTACTGCTGAGAAGCTTGAGAATGCAGGACTTAATACTCTTCTTGGAATGGGAATGGCGTTTACTATCCTTATCCTTATTTCTCTCATTATTTCTCTTTTCCCAATGCTCTTTGGCGGAAACAAGAAAAAGAAGGAGAGCGATAAAGAAATCACTCAGAAGGCAATGGATAATACAATCAATCAGATTGCTGAACAGGAAGACCTTTCCAGCGATGCTGAACTTGTAGCTGTTATCGCAGCTGCTATTGCCGCTTATGAGGGAAGCGCCGGAACAGATGGATTCCGTGTAAGATCTATCAGAAAAGTAAATAATAACTGGAAAAAACATTAA
- a CDS encoding oxaloacetate decarboxylase subunit alpha has protein sequence MADIQKKPVRINETVLRDAHQSLIATRMPTEVMLPIIETMDQVGYNAVECWGGATFDSCMRFLKEDPWERLRKLRAGFKNTKLQMLLRGQNILGYKHYPDDVVEYFVQKSIANGIDIIRIFDCLNDLRNLEASVKACKKEGGHAQIALAYTLGDAYTEEYWMNIAKDIESMGADSICIKDMAGLLLPYEAEKLVKALKSATSLPIDLHTHYTSGVASMTYMKAAEAGVDIIDCAISPFALGTSQPATEVMVEAFKGQPFETGLDQKLLAKIADHFRPYREECLASGLMDPKVLGVNIKTLMYQVPGGMLSNMVSQLKEQNASDKYDTVLEEIPQVRKDFGEPPLVTPSSQIVGTQAVMNVLMGERYKVATDQTKDLLAGEYGKTIKPFNPEVQKKIIGDREVITCRPADRLEPGLAKFEKEVAQWKQQDEDVLSYALFPQVATDFFKYRMAQQTSVDVSAADTKNGAYPV, from the coding sequence ATGGCAGATATACAGAAAAAACCAGTTCGTATCAATGAGACTGTACTTCGTGATGCACATCAGTCACTTATTGCGACAAGAATGCCTACAGAAGTAATGCTTCCTATCATTGAGACAATGGATCAGGTTGGATACAACGCAGTTGAGTGCTGGGGCGGTGCTACATTCGATTCATGTATGAGATTCCTTAAGGAAGATCCATGGGAGAGACTTCGTAAGCTCCGTGCCGGATTCAAAAATACTAAACTTCAGATGCTTCTCCGTGGACAGAACATCCTTGGATACAAGCATTATCCAGATGATGTAGTAGAGTACTTCGTTCAGAAGTCTATTGCTAACGGTATCGATATCATCAGAATTTTTGACTGTCTTAACGACCTTAGAAACCTTGAGGCTTCTGTTAAGGCATGTAAGAAAGAGGGCGGACATGCTCAGATCGCTCTTGCTTATACACTTGGTGATGCTTACACAGAAGAGTACTGGATGAACATTGCTAAGGATATCGAGAGCATGGGAGCAGATTCTATCTGTATCAAGGATATGGCTGGACTTCTTCTTCCTTATGAGGCAGAGAAGCTTGTTAAGGCTCTTAAGAGCGCTACAAGCCTTCCTATTGATCTTCATACTCATTACACATCAGGTGTTGCCAGCATGACATACATGAAGGCAGCTGAGGCTGGTGTAGATATAATTGACTGTGCTATTTCACCATTTGCTCTTGGTACTTCACAGCCAGCTACAGAAGTTATGGTTGAAGCTTTCAAGGGACAGCCTTTTGAGACAGGTCTTGATCAGAAACTTCTTGCTAAGATTGCAGATCACTTCAGACCATACAGAGAAGAGTGTCTTGCTAGTGGACTTATGGATCCTAAGGTTCTTGGTGTTAACATTAAGACTCTTATGTATCAGGTTCCTGGTGGAATGCTTTCTAACATGGTTAGTCAGCTTAAAGAGCAGAATGCAAGCGATAAGTATGATACAGTTCTTGAGGAAATCCCACAGGTTCGTAAGGACTTCGGTGAGCCACCTCTTGTAACACCTTCATCACAGATCGTTGGTACACAGGCTGTTATGAACGTACTTATGGGCGAGAGATATAAGGTTGCTACTGACCAGACTAAGGACCTTCTTGCTGGTGAGTATGGTAAGACAATTAAGCCTTTCAATCCTGAAGTTCAGAAGAAGATCATTGGTGACAGAGAGGTAATCACATGCAGACCTGCTGACAGACTTGAGCCTGGTCTTGCTAAGTTCGAGAAGGAAGTTGCTCAGTGGAAGCAGCAGGATGAGGATGTTCTCTCATATGCATTGTTCCCACAGGTTGCTACAGACTTCTTCAAGTATCGTATGGCTCAGCAGACATCAGTAGATGTATCTGCAGCTGATACCAAGAATGGTGCATATCCTGTTTGA
- a CDS encoding sensor histidine kinase: MSIAFIATMIGTFTFCLVINLLFMENFYVQNKREAIIEAYRSIDRATSTGDITSEEFDQEIRHICERYDIEMLVLDGDSKTVKSSTSNAELLAQILWENMISPAGGEYEIENRVVLDVGENYTLQRDEDRYGRKYLEMWGVVGNGNLVLVRSAMESIHDSVAISNTFMIYVAIVAIVAGSIVILYISKKITDPIKRLYFISDDMKKLNFEAKYESTGDYHSEIDALGSNMNELSETLEKTIKELKNANIALKHDIAKKEEIDEMRKEFLSNVSHELKTPIALIQGYAEGLKEGISDDEESRNFYCEVIMDEANKMNIMVKKLLTLNQLEFGNESANMDRFDIVEMITNYIKSADLLARQKDVTIKFDEYEPIFVWGDEFKIEEVLQNYYSNALNHIDGEKIIEIKLTRKDSHVRVSVFNTGKPIPDDSIGHIWEKFYKVDKARTIEYGGSGVGLSIVKAIMEGMHQEYGVKNYDNGVEFYFELETK, translated from the coding sequence ATGAGTATCGCGTTTATCGCGACAATGATTGGAACTTTTACGTTCTGCCTTGTTATAAATCTTTTGTTTATGGAGAACTTTTATGTTCAAAACAAAAGAGAAGCAATCATTGAGGCGTATAGAAGCATTGATCGGGCCACTTCAACAGGTGATATAACTTCTGAAGAATTTGATCAGGAAATCAGACATATCTGTGAACGATATGATATTGAGATGCTGGTTCTTGACGGTGATTCCAAGACAGTTAAATCTTCAACCAGCAATGCTGAACTTCTTGCCCAAATTCTTTGGGAAAACATGATAAGCCCGGCTGGTGGAGAATACGAAATTGAGAATAGGGTTGTTCTCGATGTAGGAGAGAACTATACTCTTCAAAGAGATGAAGACAGGTACGGAAGAAAGTATCTGGAAATGTGGGGCGTTGTAGGAAACGGAAACCTTGTTCTGGTACGTTCCGCCATGGAGAGTATTCATGACAGTGTAGCAATTTCCAACACTTTCATGATCTATGTTGCTATAGTTGCTATTGTGGCAGGTTCTATTGTCATTTTATATATTTCCAAGAAGATCACTGATCCTATCAAGAGACTATATTTCATATCAGACGATATGAAGAAACTTAATTTTGAAGCAAAATATGAGTCTACAGGGGATTACCACAGTGAAATAGATGCACTTGGGTCGAATATGAATGAGCTGTCAGAAACTCTTGAGAAGACAATCAAAGAACTCAAGAATGCGAATATAGCACTCAAACATGATATTGCCAAAAAAGAAGAAATTGATGAGATGCGTAAGGAATTCCTTTCAAATGTATCTCATGAGCTGAAGACTCCTATAGCTCTTATTCAAGGATATGCAGAGGGCCTTAAGGAAGGAATCAGTGATGATGAAGAGAGTAGGAACTTTTACTGTGAAGTAATCATGGATGAAGCTAATAAGATGAATATCATGGTTAAAAAGCTCCTTACTCTCAATCAGCTTGAGTTTGGCAATGAAAGTGCAAACATGGACAGATTTGATATCGTCGAAATGATCACTAACTATATTAAATCTGCAGATCTTTTGGCAAGACAAAAAGATGTAACTATCAAGTTTGATGAATATGAGCCGATATTTGTATGGGGTGACGAATTCAAGATAGAAGAAGTACTTCAGAATTATTACAGTAACGCTCTAAATCATATTGATGGTGAGAAGATAATAGAGATCAAACTTACCAGAAAAGACAGCCACGTCAGAGTCTCTGTCTTTAATACAGGTAAACCTATTCCGGATGATAGTATTGGACACATTTGGGAGAAGTTTTATAAGGTAGACAAGGCAAGAACCATAGAGTACGGCGGTAGTGGAGTAGGTTTATCCATAGTTAAGGCTATCATGGAAGGAATGCATCAGGAATATGGCGTCAAGAACTATGATAATGGAGTAGAATTCTATTTTGAATTGGAAACCAAGTAA
- the glgX gene encoding glycogen debranching protein GlgX: MNEYRRHRQSRKPIEIGERQGRELRKSDLNRQMLALDEISGFRVRPGFYGINGATMLTDGVNFTVYSNGATTVTLLLYHRGEDKPFAQIPFPESYKIGKVYSMIVFGLDIENLEYCYSVDGPWDPEKGLLFNKNNVLLDPYAKAVSGQRIWGQRLNKNGQYRARVVRDNFEWNATSNLGIPMCDSVIYEMHVRGFTMDPSSGVKCRGTFEGIKEKVEYLKRLGVTAVELMPIFEFDETRDKREVNGKVLLDYWGYNTISFFAPNTSYASQSEYNKEGVELKHMIKELKDNGIEVILDVVFNHTAEGNENGPFISFKGFDNNIYYLLTPMGQYYNFSGCGNTMNCNHPMVQELIVECLRYWVEQYRVDGFRFDLASILGRDQDGSPMERPPLIQRLAYDPILGNVKLIAEAWDAGGMYQVGNFPAWKRWAEWNGKYRDDIRSFLKGDIWAAPEAVKRITGSMDLYGGAYLGYESSVNFITCHDGFTLYDLYAYNSKHNEDNGWNNTDGANDNRSWNCGAEGMTTDQGINDLRFRMMRNAITVLMCSRGTPMIYAGDEFGNTQYGNNNAYCQDNEISWLNWQLLDKNKDFFDFYRRVIQFRRKHPCIRKDLPNAKSGYPNISLHTENPDNGNITGESKVVCVRYAGFYNKKGHDDIVYMAINAYWEDVQIMLPNPPEGMYWALCIDTGDDDGKYFFNRPKPLTWRNKTLKARSVSVFIAANGAEYGG, from the coding sequence ATGAATGAGTATAGAAGACACAGGCAGAGCAGAAAACCTATAGAGATCGGCGAGAGGCAGGGCAGAGAGCTTAGAAAGAGCGATCTTAACAGACAAATGCTAGCGCTGGATGAGATATCAGGCTTCAGAGTGAGGCCTGGTTTTTATGGTATTAATGGCGCTACAATGCTTACTGATGGTGTTAATTTCACCGTTTATTCTAATGGGGCTACAACTGTAACTCTTTTGTTATATCACAGAGGTGAAGATAAGCCTTTTGCACAAATACCATTTCCTGAAAGCTATAAAATTGGCAAGGTCTATTCCATGATTGTGTTTGGTCTGGATATAGAAAATCTAGAATATTGTTATAGCGTAGATGGTCCATGGGATCCGGAAAAAGGTCTTTTATTTAATAAAAACAATGTTCTACTTGATCCGTATGCCAAAGCAGTATCAGGACAGAGAATATGGGGACAGAGACTTAATAAGAATGGGCAGTACAGAGCAAGAGTTGTCAGAGATAACTTTGAATGGAATGCTACATCAAATCTTGGCATACCGATGTGTGATTCTGTAATTTATGAAATGCACGTTCGTGGCTTTACAATGGACCCTTCTTCCGGAGTTAAATGCAGAGGCACTTTTGAAGGAATAAAGGAAAAAGTTGAATACCTGAAAAGACTTGGTGTAACAGCTGTTGAGCTTATGCCTATTTTTGAGTTTGACGAAACCAGGGATAAACGTGAAGTTAATGGTAAGGTCCTCCTTGACTATTGGGGATATAATACCATCAGTTTTTTTGCACCCAACACCAGCTATGCATCTCAAAGTGAATACAATAAAGAAGGTGTTGAGCTCAAACACATGATAAAAGAGCTTAAGGATAACGGAATTGAAGTTATCCTTGATGTCGTGTTCAATCATACTGCTGAAGGCAACGAAAATGGACCTTTTATTTCTTTTAAAGGATTTGATAATAATATCTATTATCTGCTTACTCCTATGGGGCAGTACTATAATTTCAGCGGATGCGGAAATACTATGAACTGTAACCACCCGATGGTGCAGGAACTAATAGTAGAGTGCCTTAGATATTGGGTTGAACAGTACAGAGTTGATGGCTTTAGGTTTGATCTGGCAAGCATACTCGGAAGAGATCAGGATGGATCACCCATGGAAAGACCGCCACTTATTCAGCGCCTTGCCTATGATCCTATCCTTGGAAATGTCAAGCTTATAGCCGAGGCATGGGATGCCGGAGGAATGTATCAGGTTGGTAATTTCCCTGCATGGAAAAGATGGGCTGAATGGAATGGCAAGTATAGAGATGACATTCGTTCTTTTTTGAAAGGGGATATTTGGGCTGCACCTGAAGCAGTAAAGAGAATTACAGGATCAATGGATCTTTATGGCGGGGCATATCTTGGATATGAATCATCCGTAAACTTTATAACCTGCCATGATGGATTCACATTGTATGATCTTTATGCCTATAACAGTAAACATAATGAAGATAATGGTTGGAATAATACTGATGGAGCCAATGATAACAGGAGCTGGAATTGTGGCGCTGAAGGTATGACTACTGATCAGGGCATAAACGATCTTAGATTCCGGATGATGCGTAATGCTATTACGGTCTTGATGTGCAGCAGGGGAACTCCAATGATTTATGCCGGAGATGAGTTTGGAAATACTCAGTATGGCAATAACAATGCTTATTGTCAGGATAATGAGATTTCATGGCTTAATTGGCAACTATTAGATAAGAATAAAGACTTTTTTGACTTCTATAGAAGAGTTATCCAGTTTAGAAGAAAGCATCCATGCATCAGAAAAGACCTTCCTAATGCCAAAAGCGGCTATCCGAATATATCGTTACATACAGAAAATCCGGACAATGGTAATATAACAGGAGAATCTAAGGTTGTCTGCGTCAGATATGCCGGATTCTATAACAAAAAAGGCCATGATGACATTGTATATATGGCAATAAATGCGTATTGGGAAGATGTACAGATAATGCTTCCAAACCCACCTGAGGGTATGTACTGGGCACTTTGCATAGATACCGGCGACGATGATGGCAAATACTTTTTTAACAGACCAAAGCCTCTTACCTGGAGAAACAAAACTCTTAAGGCCAGAAGCGTAAGTGTATTCATTGCAGCTAATGGAGCAGAATATGGCGGCTGA
- a CDS encoding response regulator transcription factor — MEDLKILVVDDESRMRKLVKDFLVKDGYLVVEAEDGQQALDIFYEDKDISLIILDVMMPKRDGWEVCKEIRTNSKVPIIMLTAKAEERDELLGFELGVDEYISKPFSPKILAARVSAILRRTNQAANNQIMEIGGIVVNKVAHSVLVDGKEIDLSYKEFELLSFFFENKGVALSREKILNNVWNYDYFGDARTIDTHVKKLRGKLGKKGDMIKTIWGMGYKFDAE; from the coding sequence ATGGAAGATCTAAAAATATTAGTAGTTGATGACGAGAGCAGAATGCGTAAGCTCGTTAAAGACTTTTTAGTAAAAGACGGATATCTCGTAGTTGAAGCTGAAGATGGACAGCAGGCTCTGGATATTTTTTACGAAGATAAGGACATTTCTCTGATCATCCTTGACGTTATGATGCCAAAGAGAGATGGCTGGGAAGTCTGTAAAGAAATCAGAACCAACTCTAAGGTTCCAATCATCATGCTTACTGCCAAGGCAGAAGAAAGAGATGAGCTGTTGGGATTTGAACTTGGCGTTGATGAATATATTTCAAAGCCTTTTAGTCCCAAGATACTTGCTGCCAGAGTTTCTGCTATTTTGCGCAGAACTAATCAGGCTGCCAATAATCAGATCATGGAAATTGGTGGAATAGTGGTTAATAAAGTTGCACATAGCGTTCTTGTTGACGGAAAAGAAATTGATCTGAGCTATAAAGAATTTGAATTATTATCATTCTTTTTTGAGAATAAAGGAGTTGCTCTTTCAAGAGAAAAAATCCTTAATAATGTTTGGAATTATGATTATTTTGGCGATGCCAGAACTATTGATACTCATGTCAAAAAACTTCGCGGAAAACTTGGAAAAAAAGGTGATATGATCAAGACCATTTGGGGAATGGGCTACAAGTTTGATGCAGAATAA
- a CDS encoding sodium ion-translocating decarboxylase subunit beta gives MDYIVNTLSNLWQQTAFTTMTPGNYVMVVVALVFMYLAIAKGFEPLLLVPISFGMLLVNIYPEIMAKPVGDSAGGLLHYFYILDEWAILPSLIFLGVGAMTDFGPLIANPISFLMGAGAQFGIFSAYFMAIAFGFNDQQAAAVSIIGGADGPTSIFLASKLHQTSILGPIAVAAYSYMALVPMIQPPIMKLLTTDKERKIRMQQLREVSKLEKILFPIIVTIVVSLILPTTAPLIGMLMLGNLFRESGVVRQLQETASNALMYIVVILLGTSVGATTSAEAFLNTTTIIIVVLGLIAFAFGTAAGCLLGKLLCLVTGGKINPLIGSAGVSAVPMAARVSQKVGAEYDPSNFLLMHAMGPNVAGVIGTAVVAGTFMAVFGV, from the coding sequence ATGGATTACATCGTTAATACATTATCTAATCTCTGGCAACAGACTGCATTTACAACAATGACACCTGGTAACTATGTAATGGTAGTAGTTGCACTTGTCTTTATGTACCTTGCGATTGCCAAGGGATTTGAACCTTTACTTTTGGTACCAATTTCATTTGGTATGCTTCTTGTAAACATTTATCCTGAAATCATGGCTAAACCAGTAGGCGATTCAGCCGGTGGTCTTCTCCATTATTTCTATATCCTGGATGAATGGGCAATTCTTCCTTCACTGATTTTCCTTGGTGTTGGAGCTATGACTGACTTTGGTCCTCTTATTGCTAACCCTATCAGTTTCCTTATGGGTGCCGGAGCTCAGTTTGGTATTTTCTCAGCATACTTTATGGCTATTGCTTTTGGATTTAATGATCAGCAGGCTGCTGCTGTATCTATTATCGGTGGAGCAGATGGACCTACATCTATCTTCCTTGCATCCAAACTGCATCAGACATCAATTCTGGGACCTATTGCGGTAGCTGCTTACTCATATATGGCTCTTGTGCCTATGATCCAGCCACCTATTATGAAGCTTCTTACAACTGACAAAGAGAGAAAAATCAGAATGCAGCAGCTTAGAGAAGTATCCAAGCTTGAGAAGATTCTGTTCCCTATCATTGTTACAATCGTTGTAAGTTTGATCCTGCCTACTACAGCTCCTCTTATTGGTATGCTCATGTTGGGTAACCTTTTCAGAGAGTCCGGAGTAGTACGTCAGCTTCAGGAGACAGCTTCTAATGCACTTATGTATATCGTAGTTATCCTTCTTGGTACATCCGTTGGTGCTACAACAAGTGCTGAGGCTTTCCTTAATACAACAACAATCATCATTGTAGTTCTTGGTCTTATTGCTTTTGCCTTTGGTACAGCTGCGGGATGCCTTCTTGGTAAGCTCCTGTGCCTTGTTACAGGTGGCAAGATCAACCCACTTATCGGTTCAGCAGGTGTTTCTGCCGTACCTATGGCTGCTCGTGTATCACAGAAGGTTGGTGCAGAATATGACCCATCAAACTTCCTGCTCATGCATGCTATGGGACCTAACGTTGCCGGAGTTATTGGTACAGCCGTTGTTGCCGGTACATTTATGGCGGTATTTGGTGTATGA
- a CDS encoding biotin/lipoyl-containing protein — protein MKNYTITVNGNVYDVTVEEGAGSGVAPVAAAPAVKAPAAPVKKASAGAGSIKVEAGAAGKVLKINASVGQAVKKGDTVVTIESMKMEIPMVAPSDGTVASIDVAAGDSVEAGTCLATLN, from the coding sequence ATGAAGAATTATACTATAACCGTTAACGGAAACGTATATGATGTTACTGTAGAGGAAGGTGCTGGATCAGGCGTTGCTCCTGTAGCCGCAGCTCCTGCTGTTAAGGCTCCTGCAGCACCTGTTAAGAAGGCAAGCGCTGGCGCAGGTTCAATTAAGGTTGAGGCTGGTGCAGCTGGTAAGGTTCTTAAGATCAACGCAAGCGTTGGACAGGCTGTTAAGAAGGGCGACACAGTTGTTACTATCGAGTCTATGAAGATGGAGATCCCTATGGTTGCTCCTTCAGACGGAACAGTAGCAAGCATTGATGTTGCTGCAGGTGATTCTGTAGAAGCAGGTACATGCCTCGCAACTCTTAACTAA